In the Lysobacterales bacterium genome, CTGATCAGACGCAGTTCCGGCGCATAGGTCGCGGCCGCTGCAGTGAAGACCGGGAACAGGGTCGACAGGCCGCTCGATGTCTCCAGCAGCACATCGAGATCGGCATCGCCGGAATAGCCAATCATGTCCATGATGATCGCAAGCTCGATGTTCGCCATCGTCCCGCTGGCCTGCAGCGACTGCGCGTAGGCCGTGCCGCCATAAAGGCCCTGTTCCTCGCCGGCGAAGCAGACGAAGACCATCGTCCGCTGCGGCGGATAGGCGCTGAACACGCGCGCCGCTTCGAGCACGCCGGCGCATCCGGAGGCGTTGTCTTCGGCGCCCGGACTCTGGCTCGGGTCGTTGATGTTCTGCTGGCGCGAATCGTAATGCCCGCCGACAATCACGAGTTCTTCCGGATGACGACTGCCGGGCAGGCGTGCGATCACGTTCTCGACCTGCGTGGCGGTGCCGCCGAGGGTGAAGGTCTGTGTCGTGACCTGCAGACCCAGCGCGCCGAACTGTCCGATCAGCCAGTCGCGTGCCTGGTCGATGCCGGGATTCGGCGATTGCCCGTAGGACGAGCGATCGAATCCGGCCAGTGTCGTCAGCGCGTCGAACCAGCGCTGGGTGTCGAGTGCATCGACGCGCAATTGCACGTCCGGATCGGGCGCGGCCTTGGCCATCGCCATCAGGCCGCGCGCACGCAGATCCTTCGTAATCGTCGAGTTCGCTGCAGCGGTCGCCACTCGGAAATGTCGGGCGACTTGTAGGGCAACCAGGTCGCCGGCGTGCGCACCAGCGCGAAGCGTCCGGTATCTGCGATTGCCGGCAACACCGGCCCTTCATCGACACCACAGGCGCGCGTCTGCAGGGCCAGGTCGTCGGGCCGGATCCAGCCGAGATCGGAGAGCACGCGTTCGCCCGCGAGCAGCCCCGGCAATCGCGACGGTGGCGCCGCGACCAGCAGGCGATTCTCCAGTTCGACCCACCAGCCGCCCGCATGCTCGATCTGGCGCGTGTAGCGGTCGAGCTCGAACTGCGGATGCCGATCCAGCGCGACCAGCGCCGCCGGCATCGGCATCGCCGTCGTCAGGCCCATCTGCAACCCAAGCGCGAGCGCGGAGAACATGGTCGGGATCCGAGGGGTGGACGCGCAGTCTAGACCCGGCAACGACAGGACGCGCGGCCGGGTCGGTCACGCTATCGTCCGCGTCGCCGGAACGGAGCGGAACAATGGAACAGCAGTCACATTGGCAGCAGGTGTACGCGACGAAAGCGACGGACGCGGTGAGTTGGTACCGGCCGCATCTCGATCGATCGCTGGCCTTCATCGATGCGCTGGGACTCGACCGCGATGCACCGATCCTCGATGTCGGCGCCGGCGCCTCGACGCTGGTCGACGACCTGCTTGCTCACGGCTTCCGCGAGCTCACGCTGAACTGATCTCGCCGACACCGCGCTTGCGCTTGCGCGGCAACGACTCGCATCGTCGCCACCGCGTTGAACGTGCGCTATCGCGTCGGCGACATCACCACGCTCGATCTTCCCGATGCCCATTTCGCGCTCTGGCACGACCGCGCCGTGTTCACTTCCTGACCGAGCCGGCGCAGCGCGCCGCGTATGTCGCGCAGGCCGCGCACACGCTGCGCCCAGGCGGCCATCTGCTGATCGCGACCTTCGCCGCCGACGGCCCTGAACGCTGCAGCGGCCTGCCCGTACAACGCTCGACGCCGACACCCTCGCTGCCGAATTCGCGCCGCACTTCACCCGCATCGGCGATGCCCGCGAGCAGCATCCGACACCGTTCGGCACGACGCAGTCGTTCCAGTACGTGTTGCTGCAGCGCGAGTGCTGACGTCCTGGATCCAGGGCACCGCGCGATCATTGCCTCACCGCTTCAGCTTGCGCTCGAAGAAGTCGACGATGGCGTTGTTGGCGTGTTTTCTTCATCCAGGGTGCGGCGATGCCGTGCTTGCCACCGGGGTAGGTCATCAATTCGAAAGGTTTGCCGCGCTGCTGCAATGCGCTCATCAGCTTGGTGCTGTTGGTGAAGAGCACGTTGTCGTCGGCCTGCC is a window encoding:
- a CDS encoding Zn-dependent exopeptidase M28, encoding MATAAANSTITKDLRARGLMAMAKAAPDPDVQLRVDALDTQRWFDALTTLAGFDRSSYGQSPNPGIDQARDWLIGQFGALGLQVTTQTFTLGGTATQVENVIARLPGSRHPEELVIVGGHYDSRQQNINDPSQSPGAEDNASGCAGVLEAARVFSAYPPQRTMVFVCFAGEEQGLYGGTAYAQSLQASGTMANIELAIIMDMIGYSGDADLDVLLETSSGLSTLFPVFTAAAATYAPELRLISDTSYCCSDHAPLISRGAPALLTIENDYSYNASTRPEGYQHYHRTTDLPGNITRAQQMGGAILKMNIAVLTEAAGIATLFADGFD
- a CDS encoding prolyl oligopeptidase family serine peptidase, translating into MFAHLDGMRVRPAVDPRQADDNVLFTNSTKLMSALQQRGKPFELMTYPGGKHGIAAPWMKKTRQQRHRRLLRAQAEAVRQ